In Drosophila pseudoobscura strain MV-25-SWS-2005 chromosome 4, UCI_Dpse_MV25, whole genome shotgun sequence, the following proteins share a genomic window:
- the LOC6903305 gene encoding zinc finger protein OZF-like, with the protein MAQVCRVCMAPPVSGPFKNIFDEPQNWDTCIADMIAECTGYVVCRGDLLPENICPPCLEDAVSAFSFKKTCEQSHRLYIPVLEEAGGEDICHNLEDDGDWEHSDSGNELTNQFENAKVHGDKDVDHQFKCSLCPKSYTHKSNLNRHKQLHTEERTYKCSDCSKPFRLKCYLRTHKKSHCSKSFKLQSDLKAHTHTHTVDRPYHCSYCPMSFTQKCNLQAHTRTHTGDRPFQCDHCSKSFKQKGHLQEHVRTHTGARRFKCSHCSMSFKYQYELKQHIQCHTEERPYKCTYCSQSYQDLSHLQEHICTPAERLHKCSYCIQSFSDKSKYLIHTRSHTGERPYPCSHCLKSFKGKSNLQVHMRSHTGEHPYKCTHCSKTFRYRNNSYHKHILAHTSEDKLGQEDTIVPSAERGL; encoded by the coding sequence ATGGCGCAAGTATGCAGAGTCTGCATGGCACCGCCAGTCTCCGGACCattcaaaaacatttttgatgaGCCACAGAACTGGGACACTTGCATTGCTGACATGATAGCGGAGTGCACCGGGTACGTGGTTTGTCGAGGGGACTTACTGCCAGAAAACATATGTCCGCCCTGCCTTGAGGATGCAGTGAGTGCATTCAGCTTTAAGAAGACCTGCGAGCAGAGCCATAGGCTCTATATTCCAGTGTTGGAGGAGGCTGGAGGAGAAGACATCTGTCATAATCTGGAAGACGATGGGGATTGGGAACATTCAGATAGTGGAAATGAGCTAacgaaccaatttgaaaatgcAAAGGTTCACGGTGATAAGGATGTCGATCATCAGTTCAAATGTAGTCTTTGCCCAAAGAGCTATACGCACAAATCGAATCTAAATAGACACAAACAATTACACACTGAAGAACGAACCTACAAATGCTCCGACTGCTCAAAACCCTTTCGACTAAAATGCTATCTTCGAACACACAAGAAGTCACACTGCTCGAAGTCATTTAAGCTACAATCCGATCTCAAAGCACACACCCATACGCATACAGTTGATCGCCCTTACCACTGTTCATACTGCCCAATGTCTTTTACACAAAAATGCAATCTTCAAGCACACACCCGTACGCACACAGGTGATCGCCCATTCCAATGTGATCACTGCTCGAAGTCATTTAAACAGAAAGGCCATCTTCAAGAACATGTACGTACGCACACTGGTGCCCGACGCTTCAAATGTTCCCACTGCTCGATGTCATTTAAATACCAATACGAACTTAAACAACACATCCAATGTCACACAGAGGAGCGACCATATAAGTGTACCTACTGCTCACAGTCATATCAGGACTTATCTCATCTCCAGGAACACATCTGTACTCCGGCGGAAAGACTGCATAAGTGTTCTTACTGCATACAATCTTTCAGCGATAAATCTAAATATCTTATACACACCCGTAGTCACACAGGTGAACGACCCTACCCCTGCTCTCATTGCTTGAAGTCATTCAAAGGAAAGTCGAATCTCCAGGTACACATGCGATCTCACACAGGGGAGCATCCTTACAAGTGTACCCATTGCTCAAAGACATTTAGATATAGAAACAATAGCTACCACAAACACATACTTGCTCACACAAGCGAAGACAAATTGGGACAGGAAGATACGATTGTACCTAGTGCAGAACGAGGTCTTTAA